The following proteins come from a genomic window of Pseudomonadota bacterium:
- a CDS encoding thioesterase family protein, producing MHNSVNDEELLSVINEMFSEKIPFNKLLGIKIELISYERVKVLFHMRDELMGHYSRRMLHGGVISSVIDVTGGLSAFMSIQEKMADETLETRLKRFGRVSTIDLRVDFLRPGIGKWFVATAYTLRTGNKVAVTRIELNNDQNEIIAVGTGSYTVA from the coding sequence ATGCACAACTCTGTAAACGATGAAGAGCTTCTTTCAGTCATCAATGAAATGTTCAGCGAGAAAATTCCATTTAACAAACTTCTGGGCATTAAAATTGAATTGATAAGCTACGAGCGCGTAAAGGTACTGTTTCATATGCGGGACGAATTAATGGGACATTATTCACGCCGGATGCTGCATGGAGGAGTTATATCATCTGTTATTGATGTTACAGGCGGCCTGTCGGCGTTTATGAGTATTCAGGAAAAGATGGCGGATGAGACTTTAGAAACAAGGCTTAAGAGATTTGGCAGGGTGAGCACTATTGATTTGCGTGTTGATTTTTTGCGCCCCGGGATTGGTAAGTGGTTTGTTGCTACTGCCTATACTTTGAGAACGGGAAATAAGGTTGCTGTTACAAGAATTGAACTGAACAATGATCAAAACGAGATCATCGCCGTTGGCACAGGCTCATATACTGTAGCATAG
- a CDS encoding 4-oxalocrotonate tautomerase, producing the protein MWREFFEAFRGTFKKGGYMPIIQVNLIEGRTVEQKRKLVAGITDVVVKSLGVEPDTVKIILQDMAKHNYAIAGMLLLDK; encoded by the coding sequence ATTTGGAGAGAGTTTTTTGAAGCCTTTAGGGGCACATTTAAAAAAGGAGGTTATATGCCTATAATTCAAGTCAACTTAATTGAGGGAAGGACAGTAGAGCAGAAGAGAAAACTCGTGGCAGGAATAACTGATGTTGTAGTAAAAAGTCTTGGTGTAGAACCGGATACTGTGAAAATTATCCTACAGGACATGGCAAAACATAATTACGCAATAGCGGGCATGCTATTATTGGACAAATAA
- a CDS encoding 4-hydroxybutyryl-CoA dehydratase, translating into MGLKTKEEYIESIRALKPTAYMFGERLTNIVDNARLRAGIEATGATYELANMPENRDLMTTMSPLINETVSRFTLPPASVEDLVARVKVNRKIANYVGTCHQRCTGLDCLSTLAIVTYDIDQKYGTNYNKNFTEFLKHMQKNDLTGNAGVTDVKGDRSLNPSEQVDKDMFLRVVEKRDDGIVVRGAKAHQTGSLSSHEIIVIPTRAMGKEDKDYSVAFAIPSDTKGLIHVVGRSTLDMRELDGCDIGNVYYSKYCPTLIFDDVFVPWDRVFMCGETEFAQDMVVKFSSFHRQSHGGCKSGKIDCMTGAALTMMDYNGTAKAGHLKQKVIDMIHRAETLYACCLASSYEGKKQPSGAYFIDTVLANASKIHEGKEMAEATRLMIDAAGGFVADLPSDRDFANPEIGGLLKKYLKGVDSVPVENRVKMYRLVEKMAMESADTISDIHGGGSPEAHRVTIFRETDIQSKKKAAKRLAGIKD; encoded by the coding sequence ATGGGTCTAAAAACAAAAGAGGAGTATATCGAATCGATACGGGCTTTAAAACCCACAGCATATATGTTCGGAGAACGCCTGACCAATATCGTAGACAATGCCCGTTTGCGTGCCGGTATCGAGGCAACCGGAGCAACCTATGAACTGGCAAATATGCCTGAAAACCGTGATCTTATGACTACCATGAGCCCTCTTATCAATGAGACTGTAAGCCGTTTTACACTACCCCCGGCCAGTGTAGAAGACCTGGTTGCAAGAGTAAAGGTTAATAGAAAAATAGCCAATTACGTGGGGACATGCCATCAACGGTGCACAGGTCTTGACTGTCTATCCACCCTTGCCATTGTAACTTATGACATTGATCAAAAGTACGGCACCAACTATAATAAAAACTTTACCGAATTCCTGAAACACATGCAGAAAAACGATCTTACCGGAAATGCAGGTGTTACTGACGTTAAAGGTGACCGCTCCCTTAACCCCAGCGAGCAGGTCGATAAAGATATGTTTCTCCGCGTTGTTGAAAAACGGGACGACGGCATCGTCGTACGCGGCGCAAAGGCACATCAGACCGGTTCTCTTTCCTCCCATGAAATTATTGTTATCCCCACGAGGGCAATGGGGAAGGAAGACAAAGATTACTCCGTAGCTTTTGCCATACCTTCCGACACAAAAGGGCTGATACATGTCGTCGGCAGATCTACACTTGATATGCGTGAACTGGACGGATGCGATATCGGCAATGTCTATTATTCGAAATACTGCCCTACCCTCATCTTTGACGACGTTTTCGTACCCTGGGATCGTGTATTTATGTGCGGCGAAACAGAATTCGCACAGGATATGGTCGTAAAATTTTCTTCTTTCCATCGTCAGAGTCATGGCGGATGCAAATCCGGCAAAATTGACTGCATGACCGGCGCTGCCCTTACCATGATGGATTATAACGGAACCGCAAAGGCCGGCCATCTGAAACAGAAGGTTATCGATATGATCCACAGAGCGGAGACCCTGTATGCCTGCTGCCTCGCTTCTTCATATGAAGGAAAAAAACAGCCCTCGGGCGCATACTTTATAGATACCGTCCTTGCCAATGCCTCTAAAATCCACGAGGGCAAAGAAATGGCTGAAGCTACCAGGCTGATGATAGATGCCGCCGGCGGTTTTGTGGCAGATTTGCCTTCAGACAGAGATTTTGCTAATCCTGAAATCGGCGGTCTTTTGAAAAAATATTTGAAGGGTGTTGACAGTGTTCCTGTTGAAAATCGCGTAAAGATGTACAGGCTGGTGGAAAAGATGGCCATGGAAAGCGCTGATACTATTTCCGACATACACGGCGGCGGTTCACCGGAGGCTCATCGCGTAACCATCTTCCGTGAAACAGATATTCAGAGCAAGAAAAAGGCTGCCAAAAGACTGGCAGGGATTAAAGACTGA
- a CDS encoding nitroreductase, whose amino-acid sequence MELIQAIKGRKSIRAFNPDIVPREKIEEILNIVINAPSAINLQPWEFIVVMGEEKARLSRKLIKAYREKQISCSPGNVKPLADTFSKRGVESFELMNPYLEQMGQDFNRFVNEGSCNFYGAPVAVILCLDNAFSKARLVDMGIALGYFTLVAYDLGFNTCPIGLISAYEDEIKEVLDIAENKDVVIGVALGYPDQNSPVNNFKSPREGLENFVRWVE is encoded by the coding sequence ATGGAATTAATACAGGCAATCAAGGGAAGAAAAAGCATTCGGGCTTTTAATCCGGATATCGTTCCGAGAGAAAAGATAGAAGAGATATTAAACATCGTGATTAACGCTCCTTCCGCAATCAACCTGCAGCCCTGGGAGTTTATTGTTGTCATGGGTGAAGAAAAGGCAAGGCTAAGCAGGAAGCTTATTAAGGCATACAGGGAAAAACAGATATCCTGCAGCCCGGGAAACGTAAAACCCCTGGCTGATACGTTCAGCAAGAGAGGAGTTGAGTCCTTTGAACTTATGAACCCCTATCTTGAACAGATGGGTCAGGATTTTAACCGTTTTGTCAACGAGGGGAGTTGTAATTTTTATGGTGCTCCTGTTGCTGTCATACTCTGTCTCGACAATGCTTTTTCCAAGGCGCGCCTTGTAGACATGGGCATTGCCCTGGGATATTTTACACTTGTTGCATATGATCTCGGTTTTAACACCTGTCCTATCGGTCTTATTAGTGCCTATGAAGACGAAATAAAAGAAGTCCTGGATATAGCGGAAAACAAGGATGTAGTTATAGGTGTTGCCCTTGGTTATCCTGACCAAAACAGCCCTGTTAATAATTTCAAATCGCCCAGAGAGGGCCTGGAAAACTTTGTCAGATGGGTTGAATAG
- a CDS encoding MBL fold metallo-hydrolase, producing the protein MKRSLIHIVLVIFFLCFVSPVIARQVSKQAQPSRQEIQSVSIQNIKGNIYQVKGGSGANTGFFIGKKEVVVVDSKMTEDAAKQMIWAIRKMTSNPIVHIIITHSDRDHVNGLVGFPQGLTIISHENTRIHMDKAFQSARERTYLPDITFSDKLSLYCTDDIKNKRIDLIYFGPAHTDGDIIVYFPDEKVAFIGDLIFIDRDQLIHLHKNGSSYGLVKVLKSILNLDAEVFINGHGDPASRKDIQNHIQGIEDKQARIKELMKEGKNLDVIKKIYNIDNKPAQPGAMVWPSMVETIYLELSKQR; encoded by the coding sequence ATGAAACGTTCATTGATACACATAGTCTTAGTTATTTTTTTCCTGTGTTTTGTTTCACCGGTTATAGCCCGGCAGGTTTCAAAACAGGCACAACCCTCAAGACAGGAAATTCAGTCCGTTTCCATTCAGAATATAAAGGGCAATATCTACCAGGTAAAAGGCGGGAGTGGCGCCAACACCGGTTTTTTCATAGGCAAGAAAGAAGTTGTGGTTGTAGATTCCAAAATGACAGAAGATGCAGCCAAACAAATGATATGGGCTATCAGGAAAATGACTTCCAATCCTATTGTGCACATCATCATCACACATAGTGATCGTGACCATGTAAACGGTCTTGTTGGCTTCCCGCAAGGATTAACCATTATCTCCCATGAGAATACGCGTATACACATGGATAAGGCCTTTCAGTCAGCAAGGGAACGGACATATCTTCCCGATATCACCTTCTCTGATAAGCTTAGCCTATATTGCACCGATGATATAAAGAACAAGCGCATTGATCTTATTTATTTCGGCCCTGCACATACCGACGGAGATATCATTGTGTATTTCCCTGATGAAAAAGTAGCTTTTATCGGCGACCTTATATTCATAGACAGAGATCAACTGATTCACCTTCACAAAAACGGAAGCTCATACGGACTTGTTAAGGTTCTCAAATCCATATTGAACCTTGATGCTGAAGTGTTTATAAACGGGCATGGAGACCCGGCATCAAGAAAAGACATTCAGAATCATATTCAAGGCATAGAAGATAAACAAGCCAGAATTAAGGAACTGATGAAGGAGGGTAAAAACCTCGATGTAATCAAAAAAATATACAATATCGATAATAAACCTGCACAGCCCGGAGCTATGGTCTGGCCGAGCATGGTTGAAACCATCTATCTTGAACTAAGCAAGCAGAGATAA
- a CDS encoding class I SAM-dependent methyltransferase, with protein MSFYEEIADYYDLIFPFNKAHIDFVKSCVEEPYRTKTVLDAGCGTGDLAIALAQIGFHAIGIDYDAKMLHKAGEKIDKEHPVIFNRLDMREIANYFIMPAFDAVLCFGNTLVHLTGLSEIESFCKQIKSILKDNGRFLLQILNYDHILDHNIKSLPLIENNIITFERYYKYNDINNLIEFKTVLTIKESNRIIENTILLYPLRKHELDMVLKKAGFTDISYYGDFDKRKLKEDSLPLVAEAS; from the coding sequence ATGTCTTTTTATGAAGAAATAGCAGATTACTATGATCTGATCTTCCCTTTCAACAAGGCTCATATTGACTTCGTAAAAAGCTGCGTTGAAGAACCGTATCGGACAAAAACAGTATTGGATGCTGGATGCGGCACAGGTGATCTTGCGATAGCTCTGGCTCAGATTGGTTTTCACGCTATTGGCATAGATTATGATGCAAAGATGCTCCATAAGGCCGGAGAGAAAATAGACAAAGAACACCCTGTTATCTTTAACCGTTTGGATATGAGAGAGATCGCAAATTATTTCATCATGCCTGCATTCGACGCAGTTCTCTGTTTCGGCAATACACTCGTCCATTTAACCGGTCTTTCAGAGATAGAGTCGTTCTGCAAACAGATAAAGAGTATATTAAAAGATAACGGCAGATTCCTTCTCCAGATACTCAACTATGACCACATTCTGGATCATAATATAAAATCTCTGCCGCTGATAGAGAATAACATCATTACCTTTGAGCGATACTACAAATACAATGATATAAATAATCTTATTGAGTTCAAAACTGTATTAACCATTAAAGAATCGAATAGAATCATAGAAAATACAATCCTTCTATATCCTTTAAGAAAACATGAGCTTGATATGGTATTGAAAAAGGCAGGCTTTACCGATATTTCATATTATGGTGATTTTGACAAGAGAAAGTTGAAAGAAGATAGTCTTCCTCTTGTTGCGGAAGCTTCATGA
- a CDS encoding glutamine synthetase III, giving the protein MELTEIFGSNVFNDKVMKERLPKQVYKNLKETIEKDVPLQPEVADVVANAMKDWAIEKGATHYTHWFQPLTGITAEKHDSFISPADDGSGIMEFSGKQLIQGEPDASSFPSGGLRTTFEARGYTAWDCTSPAFLKEDESGNVTLTIPTAFYSYYGEALDKKTPLLRSMKAVSKQALRALKALGNITSTRVTSTVGPEQEYFLVDKKLYQERIDLMLAGRTIFGAPAPKGQELEDQYFGAIKDRVSDYMKDLNTELWKMGITSKTQHNEVAPAQYEMAPLFTTTNIATDHNQLVMETMQKVALRHDLICLLHEKPYAGINGSGKHNNWSLSTNDGINLLEPGNTPGENVQFLLFLSSLIKAVDIHADILRATCAHAGNDHRLGANEAPPAIISIFMGEELTEILEKIAKGEKISTKDAQFVNVGVDTLPMFPKDNTDRNRTSPFAFTGNKFEFRTVGSSQSIAGPNVALNTIAAEALDEIATRLEKAKDKNAEAAAIIREIYKKHGRVIFNGNNYAEDWVKEAKKRGLPNVTNSVDALKAFVTDKALKLFEKYEVLSHKELHSRYDIYVDIYAKQINIEALTAIDMVKRQFIPAATEYATFLANSIASFKSVSIPASVQEDILGKLSTLLVSSYKNLSRLEIGVKKAQNKDDVVKKAESYRDNVIPAMQDLRIDIDSMEMIVPNDMWPVPSYTDLLFKL; this is encoded by the coding sequence GTGGAGCTTACAGAAATATTCGGATCTAACGTTTTTAATGATAAGGTCATGAAAGAGCGACTGCCCAAACAAGTCTACAAAAATCTGAAGGAAACGATTGAAAAAGACGTTCCTTTGCAACCCGAAGTTGCTGATGTGGTTGCAAATGCCATGAAGGATTGGGCTATTGAGAAAGGTGCAACCCATTATACACATTGGTTCCAGCCCTTAACCGGGATAACAGCCGAAAAACATGATTCCTTCATATCCCCGGCAGACGATGGCAGCGGGATTATGGAATTTTCCGGCAAGCAATTGATCCAGGGTGAACCGGATGCATCATCCTTTCCGAGCGGCGGACTTCGCACCACATTTGAGGCAAGAGGTTATACTGCTTGGGATTGCACCTCACCTGCATTTTTAAAAGAAGATGAAAGCGGCAATGTTACCCTTACAATTCCTACAGCCTTCTATTCCTATTATGGCGAAGCCCTTGATAAAAAGACTCCTCTGCTGCGTTCCATGAAAGCTGTCTCAAAACAGGCACTGAGAGCTCTAAAGGCGTTGGGCAATATTACGTCAACAAGAGTAACCTCCACCGTAGGCCCTGAACAGGAATATTTCCTGGTTGATAAAAAATTATATCAGGAGCGGATTGATCTGATGTTAGCCGGCAGAACAATATTCGGCGCTCCCGCACCTAAAGGCCAGGAACTTGAAGATCAGTATTTCGGCGCAATTAAAGACAGGGTATCCGATTATATGAAGGACCTTAACACAGAGCTATGGAAGATGGGCATTACATCTAAGACTCAGCACAACGAGGTTGCTCCTGCTCAGTATGAAATGGCTCCTCTTTTTACCACAACAAACATCGCAACCGACCACAACCAGCTTGTAATGGAAACAATGCAAAAGGTTGCCTTACGTCACGACCTGATATGCCTGCTTCATGAAAAACCCTATGCCGGTATTAACGGTTCAGGCAAGCACAATAACTGGTCACTTTCGACAAATGACGGCATCAACTTGTTGGAACCAGGCAATACACCAGGTGAAAATGTTCAGTTTTTGTTATTTTTAAGCTCATTAATTAAAGCTGTCGATATCCATGCCGATATACTGCGGGCTACCTGCGCACATGCCGGAAACGATCATCGCCTGGGAGCCAATGAGGCTCCCCCGGCCATCATATCCATATTTATGGGCGAAGAATTGACGGAGATTCTGGAAAAAATCGCAAAAGGCGAAAAGATCTCCACCAAAGATGCGCAATTTGTAAACGTCGGCGTGGATACACTTCCTATGTTCCCCAAGGATAATACAGACCGCAACAGAACCTCTCCCTTTGCCTTTACCGGCAATAAGTTCGAATTCAGAACGGTTGGCTCGTCGCAGTCTATTGCAGGGCCCAATGTGGCATTAAACACAATAGCAGCGGAAGCTCTCGACGAAATAGCAACCCGTCTGGAAAAAGCTAAAGACAAGAATGCTGAAGCAGCGGCAATCATCAGGGAAATCTATAAGAAGCACGGTCGGGTCATCTTCAATGGGAACAATTATGCAGAAGACTGGGTAAAAGAAGCCAAAAAGAGGGGCTTGCCCAATGTCACAAACTCTGTTGATGCATTAAAGGCTTTTGTTACGGACAAAGCCCTTAAACTTTTTGAAAAATATGAAGTCCTGTCGCATAAAGAACTGCATTCACGTTATGACATCTATGTCGATATCTACGCAAAACAGATTAATATCGAAGCTCTGACAGCAATAGATATGGTTAAGAGGCAGTTTATTCCGGCAGCAACAGAATATGCAACTTTTCTGGCTAACTCTATCGCCAGTTTTAAGTCTGTATCTATTCCGGCTTCTGTTCAGGAAGACATTCTCGGGAAACTCAGCACCCTGCTCGTGTCATCCTATAAGAATCTGTCAAGACTTGAAATTGGAGTGAAGAAGGCTCAAAACAAAGATGATGTCGTTAAAAAGGCTGAAAGCTATCGCGACAACGTTATTCCTGCAATGCAGGACCTGCGCATAGATATAGATAGTATGGAAATGATCGTTCCTAATGATATGTGGCCTGTGCCAAGTTATACGGATCTTCTGTTTAAACTGTAA
- a CDS encoding NrpR regulatory domain-containing protein has translation MNKVMYTILRVLDRQQNIMGSTELARELLPHGIELSERTVRHYLKMLDDNGLTFVQGKRGRTITEKGRSELNNSFVSERVNFVISKMDSLSYLTDFNIDAMKGNIILNISFFPEKKLRDALRVMTEVFNSPYVMCNKIIMAKNGERIGDVIIPEGTIGIGTVCSITLNGIFLKAGIPVASKYGGVIEIQEGIPKRFVSLISYEGSSLDPLEIFIRSRMTDITGVIKQNTGKILASFREIPVVSVNEAESLSNKMVRKGIGGKILFGKPNQPLLDIPVGADKVGMIAVGGLNPIAAAEESGIHTESMAMSTLFEYSKLLSFNDAVSSILYQ, from the coding sequence ATGAACAAAGTAATGTATACCATTCTCAGAGTTCTGGACAGGCAGCAAAATATCATGGGTTCGACAGAACTCGCAAGAGAATTGCTGCCTCATGGGATTGAACTTTCCGAGAGGACGGTACGTCATTACCTTAAGATGCTTGACGATAACGGATTAACCTTTGTTCAGGGCAAGAGGGGAAGGACTATTACTGAAAAAGGAAGGTCAGAGCTGAACAATTCCTTTGTGTCTGAACGGGTCAATTTTGTTATCAGTAAGATGGACAGTCTTTCCTATTTAACAGATTTTAACATAGACGCCATGAAAGGGAATATAATACTTAATATATCCTTTTTCCCTGAAAAGAAACTGAGAGACGCACTAAGGGTAATGACAGAAGTCTTTAATTCACCGTATGTTATGTGTAATAAAATTATTATGGCAAAGAATGGGGAAAGGATTGGAGATGTTATTATTCCTGAAGGCACAATAGGCATTGGGACAGTCTGCAGTATAACATTAAATGGTATATTCCTTAAGGCCGGTATACCGGTTGCCTCTAAATATGGCGGTGTGATTGAAATTCAGGAAGGAATACCCAAGAGGTTTGTTTCACTGATCAGTTATGAGGGGTCTTCTCTGGACCCGCTTGAGATTTTTATCCGAAGCAGAATGACCGATATAACCGGGGTTATCAAACAAAATACCGGAAAGATACTTGCAAGTTTCCGGGAAATACCTGTTGTCAGCGTAAATGAGGCAGAAAGCTTAAGCAATAAGATGGTAAGAAAAGGTATTGGAGGAAAAATCCTCTTTGGTAAGCCGAATCAGCCCTTACTGGACATCCCGGTAGGGGCTGATAAAGTCGGTATGATAGCGGTAGGCGGTCTTAATCCTATCGCTGCCGCAGAGGAGTCCGGGATACACACGGAAAGTATGGCAATGTCCACCCTTTTCGAGTATTCAAAACTATTGAGTTTTAATGATGCAGTAAGCTCTATTTTATATCAGTAA
- the sucD gene encoding succinate--CoA ligase subunit alpha, with the protein MSILMNNSTRVIVQGITGRIGSAQTHWMLEYGTKVVGGVTPGKGGSTVEGLPVFDSVEEAVRMTGANASVFFVPAAFVLDAFLETIDAGIKLIVIVPEYIPVKDVIIMRNYAIEKGVFALGPTTPGILVPGKGKMGIMPASLFAPGRVGIISRSGTLSYEFAGILSESHVGQSTVVGMGADPVVLRNLADILELFQEDEGTDGVIVVGEVGGEQEEKAAGFISRRMTKPVAAYIAGRYSPQGKRMGHAGAIVRGSSGTVDGKHEALRAAGAAILESPVHVAQWAKEHNLK; encoded by the coding sequence ATGAGTATATTAATGAATAATTCTACCCGTGTTATTGTGCAGGGCATTACAGGACGTATCGGAAGCGCTCAGACTCATTGGATGCTCGAATACGGAACAAAGGTTGTCGGCGGCGTCACCCCCGGTAAAGGAGGGTCCACCGTTGAAGGCCTACCGGTCTTTGACAGTGTTGAGGAAGCGGTTAGGATGACAGGAGCCAATGCATCGGTCTTTTTTGTCCCCGCAGCTTTTGTCCTCGATGCTTTTCTGGAAACCATCGATGCAGGGATTAAACTCATTGTAATTGTCCCTGAGTATATCCCGGTAAAGGATGTAATAATAATGCGGAACTATGCTATCGAAAAGGGTGTATTTGCCCTTGGACCCACAACTCCGGGCATTCTTGTTCCGGGAAAAGGTAAGATGGGAATTATGCCTGCTTCATTGTTTGCACCTGGTCGTGTTGGAATTATTTCCCGCAGCGGTACACTTTCTTATGAATTTGCGGGCATTCTCTCTGAAAGCCATGTCGGTCAGAGTACTGTTGTTGGCATGGGCGCCGATCCGGTTGTTCTGAGGAATCTTGCCGATATCCTTGAACTCTTTCAGGAAGATGAAGGTACTGATGGAGTTATTGTTGTCGGGGAGGTTGGCGGAGAACAGGAGGAAAAGGCTGCCGGGTTTATCTCAAGAAGAATGACAAAACCGGTTGCTGCTTATATCGCAGGCCGTTACTCTCCTCAAGGCAAACGTATGGGACATGCAGGCGCTATTGTCAGAGGTTCGTCAGGAACAGTAGACGGCAAGCACGAAGCGTTACGTGCAGCCGGGGCAGCAATCCTCGAAAGCCCCGTACATGTTGCACAGTGGGCAAAAGAACACAATTTAAAATAA
- a CDS encoding DUF4404 family protein, which translates to MLEKTITSIETNIKNAVSIGEKDREDLLELLSILKSEVLELSKTNAEHAESITGFAKVSAHEVTRQKKNPNLIELSLTGLTSSIDELENTHPTLVETVNKISHILANMGI; encoded by the coding sequence ATGTTGGAAAAAACCATTACCAGTATCGAAACAAACATTAAAAATGCCGTATCAATAGGAGAAAAAGACCGGGAAGATTTGTTGGAATTATTATCAATCCTGAAATCCGAGGTCCTGGAGCTTTCCAAAACCAACGCAGAACATGCCGAAAGCATCACAGGTTTTGCCAAGGTCTCCGCCCACGAGGTAACAAGGCAAAAAAAGAATCCAAATCTCATAGAATTATCACTTACAGGCCTGACTTCATCAATTGACGAACTTGAAAACACACACCCGACGCTTGTAGAAACTGTAAACAAGATCTCCCATATACTGGCCAACATGGGTATTTAG
- a CDS encoding acetate--CoA ligase family protein encodes MRLHEYEALDIFEQNGIPVPRRGVAGSMHEALHVAGEIGYPVMLKAQVLVGGRGLAGGIRTASTPDELKEMADALLSSDIKGLPVRKILVCEKVEIAKELYLGITIDGYSGKPVIVVSTEGGMLIEETARTSPEKIAAIHIDPSFGYYPYQSRTLLRMLGLKQQLITAWTDVINQLYNVALRYESLITEVNPLVVLPNGGLIAVDAVLEVDDSALSRIRFPLPDRVDRIENPLERRGREIGVTYVDLDGDIGLISSGAGLGMASMDIIGEKMRPSNFLETGGGITADLLYRCMDLIMMKPGLRAIFINVYGGINPIHEGAKGVVRYIQEHNVKIPIVAKALGNRQEETWEIFRSGGVHVVTEVATERAIDKLYELVGGN; translated from the coding sequence ATGAGACTTCATGAATATGAGGCATTAGACATTTTTGAACAAAACGGTATTCCTGTTCCGCGACGAGGCGTTGCCGGGAGCATGCACGAAGCCCTCCATGTGGCTGGAGAAATAGGGTATCCTGTTATGTTGAAGGCCCAGGTGCTTGTAGGCGGACGTGGACTTGCCGGGGGAATCAGGACTGCATCAACGCCGGATGAATTGAAAGAAATGGCCGATGCCCTGCTCAGCTCAGATATCAAAGGGCTGCCTGTTCGCAAGATCCTTGTCTGTGAGAAGGTGGAGATTGCAAAAGAGTTGTATCTGGGTATTACCATAGATGGTTATTCAGGTAAGCCTGTTATTGTAGTCAGCACTGAAGGCGGTATGCTTATTGAAGAGACAGCAAGAACGTCGCCGGAAAAGATTGCGGCAATCCATATAGATCCCTCTTTCGGATATTACCCTTACCAATCCCGCACCCTCCTGAGGATGCTTGGCCTGAAACAGCAGCTTATTACCGCATGGACGGACGTAATCAATCAGTTGTATAATGTGGCATTACGCTATGAGTCGCTTATTACTGAGGTAAACCCTCTTGTTGTACTTCCAAACGGGGGATTGATCGCTGTTGATGCCGTTCTTGAAGTAGATGATTCAGCATTGTCAAGGATTCGCTTTCCTTTACCGGATCGTGTTGATCGGATTGAGAATCCGCTTGAGCGCAGAGGCAGGGAGATCGGAGTTACATACGTTGATCTTGACGGGGATATCGGGCTTATTTCTTCAGGAGCAGGCCTTGGCATGGCCTCTATGGATATTATCGGTGAGAAGATGAGACCGTCCAATTTCCTTGAAACTGGAGGCGGTATTACTGCTGATTTGCTTTACCGGTGTATGGATCTTATTATGATGAAGCCCGGACTCAGGGCAATATTCATCAATGTCTATGGTGGAATAAACCCGATACACGAAGGTGCTAAGGGTGTAGTCCGCTATATTCAGGAACACAATGTTAAAATTCCAATTGTTGCCAAAGCTCTCGGGAACCGTCAGGAAGAGACATGGGAAATATTCCGTTCGGGCGGTGTGCATGTCGTCACAGAGGTGGCAACCGAAAGGGCTATTGACAAACTCTATGAGCTGGTCGGGGGCAATTGA
- a CDS encoding GntR family transcriptional regulator — MKKENTKQQEDSSLIAYHGIRHMLYTKELVPGQRIAYRDLAEKLELSPTPIIQALKWLELEGFVHHEPNRGYSMAPFSLNEIEELYELRELIEPSLVPITIQHIDKKGITELKTALEAHLSAEREFYLKERLFKNREFHMTLASLSGKGTQIRILQNVFDMLFLKYGGNYFPMSSLTSTDQAHQEIYDAVALRSLERAQTVLKNHLTNVKIQVLSSVKKMLAEQEKSVF; from the coding sequence ATGAAAAAAGAAAATACAAAACAGCAGGAAGACAGCAGCCTCATCGCCTACCATGGAATCCGGCACATGCTCTACACGAAAGAACTTGTACCGGGTCAAAGGATAGCCTATCGCGATCTTGCCGAAAAGCTGGAATTGAGCCCAACTCCAATTATTCAGGCACTTAAATGGCTCGAATTGGAGGGTTTTGTGCACCACGAACCGAACCGGGGCTATTCAATGGCACCTTTCAGCCTCAACGAAATAGAAGAGCTCTACGAGCTCCGTGAACTTATCGAACCGTCTCTGGTGCCTATTACTATACAGCATATTGACAAAAAGGGTATCACAGAACTCAAAACAGCGTTGGAGGCACATCTTTCCGCGGAAAGGGAATTCTATTTAAAGGAACGGCTTTTCAAGAACAGGGAATTTCACATGACGCTCGCTTCTCTTTCAGGAAAAGGGACCCAGATTCGGATACTGCAGAATGTTTTCGATATGTTGTTCCTCAAATACGGCGGCAACTACTTTCCCATGTCATCACTTACGTCCACCGATCAGGCGCATCAGGAAATATACGATGCTGTTGCGTTACGAAGCCTCGAAAGAGCCCAGACAGTGCTCAAAAATCACCTTACCAATGTGAAGATTCAGGTATTGTCGAGCGTTAAAAAAATGCTGGCAGAACAGGAAAAATCCGTTTTCTGA